A segment of the Trifolium pratense cultivar HEN17-A07 linkage group LG7, ARS_RC_1.1, whole genome shotgun sequence genome:
AATAAAGACGGCAGCTAAAAATTCGcccgcaaaaaaaaaatgcatcacAGTGATAAATGATACAGAGACTTTTTACCTTTGGTCTTAAACATACGACCAAATATGTAAGTAAATTTGATAAAAGTATTCACAAGTTCTGTACATGTACAAGTATCAAATCAAAAGTGATTATTGGAATATATCTTACTATAAACATTCATTGGTTTGAAACTTCATATTCTATCTTGCCTCAAAAATTGTAATTGACATCTGATTTGAAGATGGTGATATTGGTTCAGTTAAGCCCCTTCCGGTATAAAATCCCGGAGCTTTCGGCTGAGACAATAATTTCTCACCATTCAGCATAAGAATTACAGATGACATGTCTGGTCGATCTCCTGGTTTTTGTTGTACGCATAACAATCCCACATGCATATATCTTAATATTTCAGAATAAACGATTGTCTCAACAAAGTGTGGATCAACTAGTTCCAGTGCCATGTTTTCAATCCACAGTCTCCATGCCTATAGCAATGAAATTTGAATAGTCACTACGTACAttgaatcaaatattatttgatataattCAAATAGCTAAAGTGAGTGCATATTATTTGTACTTACATGTCCAAGAAGGTTGAGTGAGTGTTCTGAGTCATAAAACGCCTTAACCTTTTTTCCGCTAATTATCTCCAATACTATTACTCCAAAACTAAACACATCTGATTTCATGGAGTAACGACCATGCATAGCATACTCTGGAGGCATGTAGCCACTGCACAGGTTTTTAGAGGGtaagtattaaataaaattgtataCACTATGTTTTAAGTACAAAAAGAAGGTAACTTACTATGTTCCAACCAACTTTCTTGTTCTGGCTTCAACTTGATCGCCACAAAATGTCCGAGCCAAACCAAAATCCGAGATTTTTGGATTCATATGTGCATCTAGCAAGATATTGCTTAACTTCAAATCTCTGTGAATAATTCTAAGTCTAGAATCTTGGTGGAGATAAAGAAGTCCTCTAGCAATGCCAGCAATAATATCGGAACGCTTTGACCACGCCAAGAGTTTGCTTCTAGTTTCATCTGGTTAAATTTCACTTATATGTTTAGCATAAAACTCACtttaatagaaataatataaagatGTTTTAGGCAAAAGTGAAACATCGAAGGCACAAACCAAAGATGAAGTAGTCTAAGCTCCTGTTGGGCATGTATTCGTAGATCAACAATTTTTCCTCTCTATGAATACAACAACCAATAAGCTTCACAAGATTACGGTGTTGAAGTTTTGCAATCAACAAAACTTCGTTTTTAAATTCCTCCGACCCTTGATCAGACATCTTTGCATTGCGCTTTATGGCTACCTCTTTTCCATCTATCAGGGTACCCTGAAGCCATCATTTGGAATATATACTTAATAAATCATCTTATAGAAAATTAACATGTTCATGGAATATAGCAATAGTACCTTATAAACAGGTCCAAATCCACCTTCCCCAAGTTTATTTCTGCTAGCAAAACTATCAGTTGCCTTAACAATGattgaaaaatcaaatattggCAGATCTGAATCTTCCTTCCTCAATCTTAAATATTGTTGTCTCCATTGAAATGGCGCAAGATGATATAATCTCGGTGCCACTGCAATGTGCAAGATGATAATATCAAGAATTAAAATACGCACCAGATCgtttttcaaatcttttaaaTACATATGTTGTacatcaaaaaaatataatgcacaaAGATTAATATGGTCGATTGCATATAGGCATGTATACTTGTTATATCCAAATAGAAAGCTTACCTCGCTTTATAAATACTATTATGCAGGCACATATTAGGAATCCAGAAATTATCACGGCAACTGTGATCCGTATCAGTCGCTTCTTTTGGTTTCTGTTGCCATCAACACTAACATGATCTGACAAATGCAATAGACAGACCACAATTCATTAATCAACTACTATTTGCACATTAACTAGCAACACTAATAACATCAATGCAAGTTTCTAGCAAAAGATGATGACTTAGATGTCTGCTACAATTATCCCCTCCGCAGTGCATCATAGGTATACTTTCTGGAAAATGCAATACACAATTGATTAATCATCAACTATTGTACAACTAGTAgattgaattgaaaaaagtatatatatcaAGTTTCTTAGAGAAATTATATAAGTAGAGATAAGTCTCAATATTCATCAACTTTGGCCTTTTTAGGTGCCATTTGAGCATAAATTGCATAACACTACAAGCTGCAATATAAGAATGTTTTGATAGTTCTTTCTCACTGCCTTACCCCTTCACTTATCATTCATAATAAGAAATGCAAATGAAAAACCAAAAAGTagataaaaagaatataaatttaCCCAATTCTGAAGAAGGGACTCTGATATAAAGATCTTGTCCCCATTGAGAAAATACTCTCATGTCAACTAGATCACCAAACCAAAGCAAACAACCACTTCCCCCATTTCGGATATCCACATTTGTATAAGCCGCACATGAACAATTTTTCATACACACTTTTTGACATTCCACAAGATTCATCGTTTTATTATACCATGATGAAGACGTGTCTGGCAATTTCATTTCTCGGTATTTCAGGAAACCACTTGTCTTATTGTTCCCACAAACGGAGTTAATTTTCGGAACACAACCACTAGACCAATATGAAATATTCCATTGTTCAGGAAACTTAGGAACATAACCTTTTAGGCATTCACATCTGGGAACGTTTCCGTTCATATTGCATACAGAATTAGAACCACATGTTGCATAGCTATCACAAGAATCTTGCATGCCAGTGTCGACTACTATCCTATTGCTTGTTTTACTTGTCCAAACTAAAGCCTGCAAATTTCCTAAAGGGGAGAGTTTATATATAGAAACAACAGAGCTATCAACAACTTCATACCGATGATACACTTCTTTTTCAGTCATGACAAATTCAAAtctttgcttttgtttcaatGGTTGTGTTGGATATCCGGTAAAAGCGCGTCCATTCCATGATCCTACTCTCAATCTTATGACAGATCCCATCTTAATAACTAGTTGCGGATATCCTCTGATATCAACATTTACAGAATAATCTCCCTTAGCTGGATCATCTAAACTTTTCCAAGACGATTCGAACATGTTTAGACCGGTTACTAAGTTCCATCCAAGCTTCATTCCCGGCAATAATGTATCACATGGATAATCAAAACTCTGCCACAAAACATTGTCCTGCCCAATTTTCAACACAATATTTCCTGTGTCCAATAGATGTGCAGTTATTGACTTATTCGCGGGTTTGTTTGACACATTCGAGGACCAAATTGTGTTTTTTGTGCCGTTTAGAATCACAAGAACCCCATTTTCATTGAGTTTAAAAATACCTAAATTATTGTACAGTGGTGTTTCTCTGTTGGCCACCCAAACAATTGTTAAAGGGGTTAAATTTTTGTACCACATACCTAAATATCTTCCTTTTGAATTACCTGGACTGAAGAAACCGAGTTCAAAAGTTCCTTTTGCTGAAATCAAACTCTGGCCATCAAGAATAGATTGATTCTGAGATAAAGTGTCCAGTGAAGTGCTTGTTATCATGTAGGaagcaaaaattaacaaaatgatcctataaatcattttatttgAATCTAAACAGAACTGAAGATGTTGAGTCGGTAGCATGAAAGAGGATCATAGAAGAGTAAGAGGATGGGAAATGGAAAAATTGTTTGAATCTTTCACCATTTGCTTGACaagaattttatctttataagATCGTCTAATAtgcaataatttatttagtcaCAACTTACAACattataaagataaaattcttGTTAACAAGTGTCTAAGAACACaagtaaaagaataaaaatagaatttttatttagaatttgtgttgaattgaaaatgtccaactttttttttaattaagattttccaaaaaaaagcTATGTTAGTCTACTATATTGACCAAACAAACTACACATGTCAGAATTTCAATAGCGTGTCTTTCTTTATATGGTTGttgtgcattttttttctttgatctTTTGACTTTTCCTTGTTTAAGGAATTTgcttatttaatatataattaactgataaaaaaacatatgaatattatttagtttagatttcaaaagaaaaaaaaaatacaaaaatcgTTGATGAACATTCTCTACCGAGTTAGGATGAAAAATTCTCGGTTGTTACATGAGCAGATTTTAATGAAGCATATCTAGAGCTGTCAAAGAGGCCGGCTCGGTCCGGCCTGGCCCAGCCTGGAGGGGCCCGATCAAATAAAGGAGCTGGCTCAACCCAGCCCGTTAACTTCATGGCCCGACCCGTTTAGTCCGGCCAGATAAGCAAAAGCCTACGTGGCTCGATGGGCCGACCCACTAATTtccatagtattttttttataaaaaaaaaaaacatattctactaaatttatgttaatttttcaactaaattttcaagaaggtaattcgtatccctatattttctcacataatctctcaaacaacaatatcttccttTTTATCcacatcaaacaaacaaacaaatctctaacaaataatctcattctaatccaataagttttttgtcatattattattattactaccaaaaaaaattccaagttttatatctttcattcattcattgtaatttaagtaaaaaaaaaacaaaaatatagaaagaatataaaataaatacaataaaaagatgatatgcttaaaataaccatattccaagttttatatccttcgttgtaattgcacaaaaaaaattaaaaaaatatataaaaagattatagaattttttaaaataatttttttaattctttaaggggcTGACCCAAAAGGCTGTGGGTCGGCCCATAAAAAAGCCTGACCCGAGATAAGGTCCGGCCCCCTTTTTATGAAGCTCGGTCCATGTAAAAGGATAGGGCTAATGGACCGGCCTGATAACCCGGccctttttgacagctctaggcATATCCTCGATAGACATCCGAAGGGgggtgttatgaatattattagtggataACCATATAGGTCATTGACCCATtatgtttacctatatataaatattatgtaTCATTATAATGTAACCCTAATTCTTGTGGTAAATAACACAGACTATTCATTATCTCTTCTCCCTCTTCTTCATctatattattgttttgtttagACCAGTTtataacatatataattttaagggttaaatatgtttttggtccctatagtttctcagaatttttgttttagtctcaAAAGTTTATTTTCGCACTTTTTAGTCATTGAAGTTTCACcagtcaatgtttttagtccctactttccATTCAACTcatgtatactttcacatttttgaatgattttttgtattcatatttataatattataagaacatcctcaataaaaatttagaattttttaacataagatgaatttttatgtgcaaaaacctaaaaatttcatatttaattcatcttttgttaaaaaaatataaacttttgtaacaaatattcatataatgtaTTAATCATGAccgcataaaaaataaattaaaatttcaaatggtACGCAAgagttgaatgaaaaatagggactaaaaacattgaaggaaaaaacttcagggactaaaaagtgtgaaaaaaatcttcagggactaaaatgaatcatgataaaaaataaacaagttaaattttttatatgaatcatgatcaataaataactcaattatatatTAGATAAGCTAGATAAATATACGATATacttatatgtaaataataaaactatcattgcaagaaaattatatttaatttgttataaatttgaatttactttctattttgcaatttttaagAATTATAATTAGAGAGACAAGATAGGATAAGTTTCAGAATTAATTTATCTTACTgcatcaccaaacactggattgcaaatttgtgtttttgttaCGGAATTAGCGCTTGTTATTTCTTCCACGACTGCGtcaaaaatgtatatatatatatgtctaatTACCAAGTGATACAAGATTACTATTATGTTAATATTATGTTAAGAATAGCATTCATTATTTTGGAATAAATCTTTTGTTGTAAATGTAACATTTTTGTGGGAAAACAATGgtttgttggatattttgatGTAcgtatataaataatttattttaaagttattttaatagttttaaaagaattaattaatatcattaTTATCATTAACGATTTGTTAAATGTGTGAATACTTGGTCATTATGTCAGTTAGTTATGTGTTTATCAAAACCAATAAATTCTAATTAACAGGAGCCTGTGGTTTTACAATGCAGATGAAAAATAATGATAGAGGAACGATTAGCAAAGGAGCAGGGTACAATGGTACATACATGCTTAACTTGGCGCATACAATTTTCAATAGAAGCCGATTCTATTTTTTCTAATAAGAACATTGAGAGTTATCTTCCTGAATTATCACCGGTGTCTAATAATGTCTTGCTAGTTCTGTCACTTtggatatgattcatatatgggaaggacctgttgaattctgggggatttgcgcttatgaggccaataaatccttaaggacagtgtGATCAGCATGCCTCAGGTATTATTTCATGGTTTACTATTCTTCCTATTTGAGACTCGGTGGTTGCTTACTTTGTGGTAGTGGCGACAACGATATAcaacaattataaataaattatataatctctattttattttattatcattcatatttacttaattatataaataatatgttgtttattattatgGATGTGATGATAGGTCCAATTTTTACAACATGGTTTATTTATTTGGGTATAAATTTATACCAAGTTGTCCACTGTCAAATTAGTGGCAAAAATGTATTTATGCTAaaataaaatgagattaaggtaatTTGTCAGattagagagaaaaatttgatGATACAGGTGCTGGAACATGAACCAGATTTTAGCCTCAACTCAAATTGGCTGTGGGGACACCAAATCTTTGCCATCCTTTCCAGCTAACAAATTTATGAAGTTTGATGTTCTTTTTGTTTGCCACAATCAAAGGCCAACATGGAGTTACTTGTGCTACCTGTAGTTTTAAGGGAGCATACCTTGTTATGTCATTACGAAGGGCACACTTATATGTCAGATTTTAGGAATCCTAGAAGAAAAGGCAAACTAGGTACACTATTGCTactaaattcattttttttttttaatgagtaCTGTATATGCACATCATGCATACTCTTAATGCTTGAAACGTCTGTTTGTTCCTCTTAAAGGTCTCGGTTTCGAACTTTTTCACTTTATGTGTTTGCCAGTTTACAGTGGCGACTCCAGGATTGTTAGAGAGTCTGGGCAAATTTTTAGAGGGAATTTTATCAACTCAAATTtcgaatatagaaatatttaaacccaatttttcaatatttaattttggaagGAATTTTTAAACAAGAAACAACAAGCAAGAGTATAGTCATATTTCCAATATAATTAAGGCTCAACTAAATAAGAGACTACAATCAAAACTGAATCCACATCGacgtatataattatattaaattacttaattatttatacaatcaaaacagcttatttatataatcacttaacaatcaaaacaacttaacaaattttaaaattcaaaacaacatcaagtcatcaaacaaagattctagattgagaaggttttagattgttaaaaattagaattaattgcatatttggtctcttatgtttattttaggtttcaatttggtctcttatcttttaaaagtttcaagttgatccttttcctcaaattttagtttaaatcgTCGACTTTTCTAATGAATTTGCGTATGTAGACCACTTAGGAGAGTACTATGTGAaggttttagaaaaattaactcaaaatttaacaaaaagttagaaaaaattaactcaaaatttaacgaaaacgaccaacttatgttgagatcaataacataagggaccaacttgaaacttttaaaagataagagaccaaattgaaacctaaaataaacataagaaacTAAATATGTCTCGTACGGTACCTTTACGAGATgcgtttcttttttttatttattttttctgtttcttattattacaaaaaaaaaaaaaaaaaggcagcCCAGGCATGTGCCAGACATGCCCGGCGGCATAATCGCCCATGCCAGtttatatagagaaaaaaaaaaaaacttcatataGAGAAATATTGAATGGGATGAAATCATCAACAAAGTTTAATGGATCAATTactagaaaattcatttttaacctAGTGATTGAAGTTAAGTGATTAACAAGTTTCATTGATTAGATTTCACTTACCTTCTGATCAAACTTcatatatattatgaaaaattctttcctcaagttaaaaataaaaaaaatgaaattcaaatttcacaAAACTTTAAATTCCACATTCCACATATGATATATTAATTCATCTTAAAATTTGAAGGTATGTAATGCTTCTGTTAATCTTTGAAAACCAACTATTCTAAACTACTTTTTAGTAAGAGTTTACTATTGAACTTTGTGGGCTATACAAGCTCAGCAAGCTACGTTATTGGACCATAAACTTCCAACTTATACATTGAATagattagaattttttttttctaccctaATAATTGTCAATttaccccaacattaattttgaatagaCGAATTTACcttcatatataaactaaaatcctgaagaaaaaaatttggttaccggaacactttggaaaaaagtgttctgatatgtaaatttttttttggttacctacacactttgaaaaaagtgttcagatatataaaatttttctaatttatttttttacctgaacactttgaaaaaaaatgtgtaggtatgtaaaatttttccaaatttattttgttacctacacacttcaGATATGTAAAAATTTTCTAATTCTTTTTGCTTTTCAATTTTCCTTCCGAATATTATATCTCATGTTAAGGATTCATACGCTATACCTTATTTCGATCCTCACATTCGATCACGTTCATACTGATCTGAAATTTCAATCTCCATCCTGAATTTCTGTATTTTCTTATCAAAACTCATTTTCGACCTGTTACTCATTCATACAAATCTAAATTCtggtttttgttttaaatattttactttttatttatttattggaaTGTTCCTCACCGATAATAATCATTGAAATGGACCTGTCGTGTTAGTTGAATCTACAAACATGGGTTAAGATTGGCTTTATGGTTTTCAAGTTGCAAACATGTCATAAAGTTCACATACCCACCgatctgtgtgtgtgtgtgcgcatCATTGCACACAAGGTGTTTGATATATTTAATCAATGTCTTGTGCAATGTTATTTCATAGCTTTTAAAATTTCAGTTCTGATTTATGATGACCAAACGTGATGGAATTCTTAGTTTCagcaaaatttgatttatgtgATCTTCTGATAGGTGTCTCATTTTTGTTCTATGCCATGAACTATcatataatttgaaaaaattacatatttgcacactttttttcaaagtgtttaggtaacaaaaaaaatagaaaaattttacatacgaacacttttttccaaagtgtgtaggtaacaaaataaatttggaaaaattttacatacctacacactttttttcaaagtgttcaggtaaaaaaaaaaataaaaaattttatatacctaaacaatttttttcaaagtgttccgataaccaaatttttttcttcagggttttagtttatatatgagggcaaattcgtccattcaaaattaatgttggggtagattgacaattgttggggtagaaaaaaaaattcaatagatTATTACTTGTTATGTTGTATAGTGTACTTGAGTTTCTAAAATATTTCCAATAAATCCTCCTCGCCAAAAATGTAAGCCAAAAAATAGAACCAAAATAGAAAGAAAcatgaaaaaattcaattgttaTATTCAAAGATAGAAAGATCTCATAGGTGTATTTTTCCTTGGATGCTTTCTGAAATTCACTTTTTCAACATATCTATATGGTTCTGCAATAGAGATAGATGACTCGGCCTCTGAATTTTGGTTATGGTCATTTTGATCTCCAAGCTCCTCAAAGAATAAAATGGACAATCCAAGCTTCTCAATTATTGACATCTAACAAATACACAAAATTTtatcacaaaattaattttttagagTTACACAAACAATAAATTTCACATTAAATTTGTAATCCATTAcgaccgactttatagtcagtTGTAGACCGTTAAATTGAGAGCGAAAATTTTCACCTTGCATGTAAGGGAACAAAATCGGTTACGCTTGTCTTGCAAATGTTTGCCACATTCTTCACAAATTCCACCAAACTTATTATGAGGTGTTGATGTTTTTGTTTCCTTGACTTGAGGTCCATGGCTTAAACTAGCAACTTTAGGTTCTATTGCTAGTTTCTTTTCTTTGGATGGTCGAGGTTTGAGATGCACAACCGTGTCTTTGTTTGATTTATATGTCTGTCAAATCATGTCACATTGTAAGAACAAAGTTAGGTTATGTATttgattagaaaataaaatctATATGTTACTTCTAATTAGAGGTCATATTAGGTTTGGTGAGTCATATGTACCAGTACTAAgctataaattttttgaagagTAATAACACAACAATATCCTTAAAATacactttctttttattttttaacaattttcatCCCCTTTTACTTAACCGAAGTTCGAACACCGAACACGACCTCTGCTTATATGATACAATGTCTTGTCAACTGAGTTAAATTCACGGGACAATTaacaagtatatatatatatatatatatatatatatatatatatatatatattaaattaaatcaattcaacacttaataaaaaaattaataatcaattcAACACTAATCATGAAAGagtagaaagaaaagaacctgaATATTTGAGCAATCAAAATACTTGAGTATGTCAGAATATTTGACAACATCTTGATAACTATATTGGTAAATTTGAAACCTTTTATGAAGAAAATGAGATTCTATACCATGTTTACACAAACTCATTCTACAATCTACACAAAACACA
Coding sequences within it:
- the LOC123897964 gene encoding G-type lectin S-receptor-like serine/threonine-protein kinase At4g27290 isoform X1; translated protein: MLPTQHLQFCLDSNKMIYRIILLIFASYMITSTSLDTLSQNQSILDGQSLISAKGTFELGFFSPGNSKGRYLGMWYKNLTPLTIVWVANRETPLYNNLGIFKLNENGVLVILNGTKNTIWSSNVSNKPANKSITAHLLDTGNIVLKIGQDNVLWQSFDYPCDTLLPGMKLGWNLVTGLNMFESSWKSLDDPAKGDYSVNVDIRGYPQLVIKMGSVIRLRVGSWNGRAFTGYPTQPLKQKQRFEFVMTEKEVYHRYEVVDSSVVSIYKLSPLGNLQALVWTSKTSNRIVVDTGMQDSCDSYATCGSNSVCNMNGNVPRCECLKGYVPKFPEQWNISYWSSGCVPKINSVCGNNKTSGFLKYREMKLPDTSSSWYNKTMNLVECQKVCMKNCSCAAYTNVDIRNGGSGCLLWFGDLVDMRVFSQWGQDLYIRVPSSELESIPMMHCGGDNCSRHLNHVSVDGNRNQKKRLIRITVAVIISGFLICACIIVFIKRVAPRLYHLAPFQWRQQYLRLRKEDSDLPIFDFSIIVKATDSFASRNKLGEGGFGPVYKGTLIDGKEVAIKRNAKMSDQGSEEFKNEVLLIAKLQHRNLVKLIGCCIHREEKLLIYEYMPNRSLDYFIFDETRSKLLAWSKRSDIIAGIARGLLYLHQDSRLRIIHRDLKLSNILLDAHMNPKISDFGLARTFCGDQVEARTRKLVGTYGYMPPEYAMHGRYSMKSDVFSFGVIVLEIISGKKVKAFYDSEHSLNLLGHAWRLWIENMALELVDPHFVETIVYSEILRYMHVGLLCVQQKPGDRPDMSSVILMLNGEKLLSQPKAPGFYTGRGLTEPISPSSNQMSITIFEAR
- the LOC123897964 gene encoding G-type lectin S-receptor-like serine/threonine-protein kinase At4g27290 isoform X2, yielding MLPTQHLQFCLDSNKMIYRIILLIFASYMITSTSLDTLSQNQSILDGQSLISAKGTFELGFFSPGNSKGRYLGMWYKNLTPLTIVWVANRETPLYNNLGIFKLNENGVLVILNGTKNTIWSSNVSNKPANKSITAHLLDTGNIVLKIGQDNVLWQSFDYPCDTLLPGMKLGWNLVTGLNMFESSWKSLDDPAKGDYSVNVDIRGYPQLVIKMGSVIRLRVGSWNGRAFTGYPTQPLKQKQRFEFVMTEKEVYHRYEVVDSSVVSIYKLSPLGNLQALVWTSKTSNRIVVDTGMQDSCDSYATCGSNSVCNMNGNVPRCECLKGYVPKFPEQWNISYWSSGCVPKINSVCGNNKTSGFLKYREMKLPDTSSSWYNKTMNLVECQKVCMKNCSCAAYTNVDIRNGGSGCLLWFGDLVDMRVFSQWGQDLYIRVPSSELDHVSVDGNRNQKKRLIRITVAVIISGFLICACIIVFIKRVAPRLYHLAPFQWRQQYLRLRKEDSDLPIFDFSIIVKATDSFASRNKLGEGGFGPVYKGTLIDGKEVAIKRNAKMSDQGSEEFKNEVLLIAKLQHRNLVKLIGCCIHREEKLLIYEYMPNRSLDYFIFDETRSKLLAWSKRSDIIAGIARGLLYLHQDSRLRIIHRDLKLSNILLDAHMNPKISDFGLARTFCGDQVEARTRKLVGTYGYMPPEYAMHGRYSMKSDVFSFGVIVLEIISGKKVKAFYDSEHSLNLLGHAWRLWIENMALELVDPHFVETIVYSEILRYMHVGLLCVQQKPGDRPDMSSVILMLNGEKLLSQPKAPGFYTGRGLTEPISPSSNQMSITIFEAR
- the LOC123896104 gene encoding protein RGF1 INDUCIBLE TRANSCRIPTION FACTOR 1-like; the protein is MRKYNLPNERKKVWLDALLKENFGNCKNHQEKNNEKNVFCVDCRMSLCKHGIESHFLHKRFQIYQYSYQDVVKYSDILKYFDCSNIQTYKSNKDTVVHLKPRPSKEKKLAIEPKVASLSHGPQVKETKTSTPHNKFGGICEECGKHLQDKRNRFCSLTCKMSIIEKLGLSILFFEELGDQNDHNQNSEAESSISIAEPYRYVEKVNFRKHPRKNTPMRSFYL